One window of the Haloarcula halobia genome contains the following:
- a CDS encoding cation-translocating P-type ATPase produces the protein MEWHARSASDVLAALETTEEGLSSDEAAERLASVGHNEIRTDERRHPVWVFLDQFSSALIWVLLAAAALSFAIGHTVDAVLITVILLGNGVFGFVQEYRAERSLEALRELATPEVRVRRDGTDATVAATDVVPGDVVRLKQGDVVPADCRLLESRNLEVDEAALTGESMPVEKAVEAVDADTPLAERPNVVYKGTNVSRGRALAVVVETGMETEMGAIATELLAAEDPETPLQRDLHKLGRRLGLAVVVLSAIIVPLLVAGGTALVQAALTAVSLAVAAIPEGLPAVVTLTLALGVRRMADENALVRTLPAVEGLGSVDVVCTDKTGTLTEGEMRVRVAWVDDQLFRVEGVTDETDAEHESDDRLRTLLEIGAVCNDATDDEGDPTERALVAAAAEHGLDVGTLRGERPREDEVPFTSERKRMATVHEDVVYVKGAPGVVLERATRVLREDGPEPMDEATRERILAQVEGFASDALRVLAFAYKDRSDEGGPEENLVFVGLQGLIDPPRDAVAPAIDDTHRAGIDVKMITGDNEVTARAIAGQVGIESASLTGADIEAMDDETLRQRVEEIDVFARAEPVHKVRILRALQANGHAVAMTGDGVNDAPALKNADVGIAMGIRGTDVAKEASDIVLLDDNYATIRTAIERGRTIFDNIWKFVGYLLSANAAEVLLVFIASLFGYLILPAVQLLWINLLTDGLPALALGTDPSGDVMDRQPRERGSGIIDREMVAFIVGAGLVATAVMLGLMFFTLDGAPAVTPYAMTMVFTGFVVFEFAKLYVVRWTRDTPVLSNRWLGAAVALSSLLHLAVLYTPLRTYFGTVPLSLADWGLLAGALAIGGPLFVVVGFVVKRYVARPTA, from the coding sequence ATGGAGTGGCACGCACGCTCGGCGTCGGACGTCCTGGCGGCGCTCGAGACGACCGAAGAGGGGCTCTCGAGCGACGAGGCCGCCGAACGACTCGCGTCCGTCGGTCACAACGAGATACGGACCGACGAGCGCCGGCACCCGGTCTGGGTCTTCCTCGACCAGTTCTCGAGTGCGCTCATCTGGGTCCTCCTCGCGGCCGCGGCCCTCTCCTTTGCCATCGGGCACACGGTCGATGCCGTCCTGATAACGGTGATCCTGCTCGGCAACGGCGTCTTCGGGTTCGTCCAGGAGTACCGCGCCGAGCGAAGCCTCGAGGCGCTTCGCGAACTGGCCACGCCGGAGGTGCGGGTCCGCCGTGACGGCACCGACGCGACGGTAGCGGCGACAGATGTGGTCCCCGGAGACGTGGTCCGCCTGAAGCAGGGCGACGTCGTGCCGGCGGACTGTCGCCTGCTCGAGAGCCGGAACCTGGAGGTCGACGAGGCCGCGCTGACCGGCGAGAGCATGCCCGTCGAGAAAGCCGTCGAGGCCGTCGACGCGGACACACCGCTGGCCGAGCGCCCCAACGTGGTCTACAAGGGAACGAACGTCAGCCGCGGCCGGGCGCTCGCCGTCGTCGTCGAGACGGGGATGGAGACGGAGATGGGCGCTATCGCGACGGAACTGCTCGCCGCCGAGGATCCGGAGACGCCCCTGCAGCGTGACCTGCACAAGCTTGGGCGCCGACTGGGCCTCGCGGTCGTGGTCCTCTCTGCGATCATCGTCCCGTTGCTCGTCGCCGGCGGCACGGCGCTGGTCCAGGCGGCCCTGACGGCCGTCTCGCTCGCCGTCGCCGCGATTCCCGAGGGGCTGCCCGCCGTCGTCACGCTGACGCTGGCGCTGGGCGTCCGGCGGATGGCCGACGAGAACGCGCTGGTCCGGACCCTCCCGGCCGTCGAGGGGCTGGGCTCGGTCGACGTGGTCTGTACGGACAAGACCGGGACGCTGACCGAGGGCGAGATGCGGGTCCGGGTCGCCTGGGTCGACGACCAGTTGTTCCGCGTCGAGGGCGTGACGGACGAGACAGACGCCGAGCACGAGTCCGACGACCGGCTCCGTACCCTCCTCGAAATCGGTGCGGTCTGTAACGACGCGACCGACGACGAGGGCGACCCGACCGAACGGGCACTCGTCGCCGCCGCAGCGGAGCACGGCCTCGACGTGGGAACGCTCCGCGGGGAGCGCCCCCGCGAGGACGAGGTGCCCTTTACCTCGGAGCGAAAGCGCATGGCCACCGTTCACGAGGACGTCGTCTACGTCAAGGGCGCACCCGGGGTCGTCCTCGAGCGAGCGACCCGCGTGCTCCGCGAGGACGGCCCGGAACCGATGGACGAGGCGACCAGGGAGCGCATTCTGGCCCAGGTCGAGGGCTTTGCGAGCGACGCGCTGCGCGTGCTCGCGTTCGCCTACAAGGACCGCTCGGACGAGGGCGGTCCCGAGGAGAACCTCGTCTTCGTCGGCCTCCAGGGGCTCATCGACCCGCCGCGTGACGCGGTCGCGCCGGCCATCGACGACACTCACCGGGCGGGTATCGACGTGAAGATGATCACCGGGGACAACGAGGTGACGGCCCGCGCCATCGCCGGGCAGGTCGGAATCGAGTCGGCGTCGCTGACCGGCGCGGACATCGAGGCCATGGACGACGAGACGCTCCGCCAGCGAGTCGAGGAGATCGACGTCTTCGCCCGCGCCGAACCGGTCCACAAGGTCCGGATCCTCCGGGCGCTCCAGGCCAACGGCCACGCGGTGGCGATGACCGGCGACGGCGTCAACGACGCCCCGGCGCTGAAAAACGCCGACGTCGGCATCGCGATGGGCATCCGCGGTACCGACGTCGCGAAGGAGGCAAGTGACATCGTCCTGCTCGACGACAACTACGCGACCATCCGGACTGCCATCGAGCGCGGACGGACCATCTTCGACAACATCTGGAAGTTCGTGGGCTACCTCCTCTCGGCGAACGCCGCCGAGGTGTTGCTGGTCTTCATCGCGTCGCTCTTTGGCTACCTCATCCTGCCGGCGGTCCAGCTGCTCTGGATAAACCTCCTGACCGACGGCCTGCCGGCGCTCGCGCTCGGTACGGACCCCTCCGGCGACGTGATGGACCGCCAGCCCAGGGAGCGGGGGTCGGGCATCATCGACCGGGAGATGGTGGCGTTCATCGTCGGCGCGGGACTCGTCGCCACCGCCGTCATGCTCGGACTGATGTTTTTCACGCTGGACGGGGCACCGGCGGTCACGCCCTACGCGATGACGATGGTGTTCACTGGGTTCGTCGTCTTCGAGTTCGCCAAGCTGTACGTGGTCCGCTGGACGAGAGACACGCCCGTACTGTCGAACCGGTGGCTCGGGGCCGCCGTCGCGCTGTCGAGCCTGCTCCACCTCGCGGTCCTGTACACGCCGCTGCGGACCTACTTCGGGACGGTGCCGCTCTCGCTCGCCGACTGGGGCCTGCTGGCGGGCGCACTCGCCATCGGTGGACCGCTGTTCGTCGTCGTCGGCTTTGTCGTCAAGCGGTACGTCGCCCGGCCGACCGCCTGA
- a CDS encoding VIT1/CCC1 transporter family protein, whose translation MPPVRSRLRALLAREDVRAISRRYFISNGFDGTLTSIGIVVGAVLSGVPDGLTVIRIGLGAAVGLGTSAVWSVWEIERAETRAEIRRIERAMLTDLDDTRIQRDHRSARVLHATMSGLGPLVGILVPLTAFLFEGSVFTMAEAAVVAVGLGVGVLGAFGAYMGSISGQRWYVAAARMGLAGLVVAAVNLVLPG comes from the coding sequence GTGCCCCCCGTTCGCAGTCGGCTCCGGGCGCTGCTCGCCCGGGAGGACGTCCGCGCTATCTCGCGCCGGTACTTCATCTCGAACGGCTTCGACGGGACGCTGACCAGCATCGGCATCGTCGTCGGGGCCGTCCTGTCGGGAGTGCCCGACGGGCTGACGGTCATCAGAATCGGGCTCGGCGCCGCCGTCGGCCTGGGCACCTCCGCGGTCTGGAGCGTCTGGGAGATCGAGCGCGCCGAGACCAGAGCCGAGATACGGCGCATCGAGCGCGCGATGCTCACCGACCTGGACGACACGCGGATCCAGCGGGACCACCGCAGTGCACGCGTCCTGCACGCGACGATGAGCGGCCTCGGGCCGCTGGTCGGCATCCTCGTGCCGCTGACAGCCTTCCTCTTCGAGGGGTCGGTCTTCACGATGGCCGAGGCGGCGGTCGTCGCCGTCGGTCTCGGCGTCGGCGTCCTCGGCGCGTTCGGGGCCTACATGGGCTCTATCTCCGGGCAGCGGTGGTACGTCGCGGCCGCCCGGATGGGGCTCGCGGGACTGGTCGTCGCGGCGGTGAACCTCGTCCTGCCGGGGTGA
- a CDS encoding DUF211 domain-containing protein produces MVAVRRIVLDVLKPHEPPLPAFTKRITGVESVVGTTVSLVEQDKEVQTVKVTLEGESVAYDDVEGTIEELGASVHSIDEVSCGEYVVEERATFQDA; encoded by the coding sequence ATGGTCGCCGTCCGCCGTATCGTCCTCGACGTGTTGAAGCCCCACGAGCCCCCGCTGCCCGCGTTCACCAAGCGGATCACCGGGGTCGAGAGCGTCGTGGGGACCACCGTCTCGCTGGTCGAACAGGACAAGGAGGTACAGACGGTCAAGGTCACGCTGGAAGGCGAGAGCGTCGCCTACGACGACGTCGAGGGCACGATCGAGGAGCTGGGCGCGTCGGTCCACTCCATCGACGAAGTGTCCTGTGGCGAGTACGTCGTCGAGGAACGAGCGACGTTCCAGGACGCCTGA
- a CDS encoding universal stress protein: MFDTIIVPTDGSDQAHRALATAAELARQHDATVHVLTVVDSRFLGKATEIDDAEATASADLAEFTAAVDTEGLSVTTTVRHGIPDEEIRTYATDHDADLVVMGTHGRTGVRRYVLGSVAEKVVRLSDVPVLTVHGTDGGADVSFENILVPTDGSEGAQAAARPAAAVAMPTGATVHALSVVDVRSMGVDVRSDLILDELQHVAQDAVGSIEDDLATEGVQSIRTEIVHGVPYQAIQSYVEDNDVDLVVMGTHGRTGLERYLLGSVTEKLVRTAPVPVLTIRAPEEGEE, from the coding sequence ATGTTCGACACCATCATCGTACCCACCGACGGTAGCGACCAGGCCCACCGGGCACTGGCGACGGCCGCCGAACTCGCGCGACAACACGACGCGACGGTCCACGTCCTGACGGTCGTCGACAGTCGCTTCCTCGGCAAGGCGACGGAGATAGACGACGCCGAGGCGACGGCCTCGGCCGACCTCGCGGAGTTTACCGCCGCCGTAGACACCGAGGGGCTGTCGGTGACCACGACGGTCCGCCACGGGATCCCCGACGAGGAGATCCGAACCTACGCGACCGACCACGATGCCGACCTGGTGGTGATGGGGACCCACGGCCGGACCGGCGTCCGCCGCTACGTCCTCGGGAGCGTCGCTGAGAAGGTGGTCCGTCTCTCCGACGTGCCGGTCCTGACGGTCCACGGGACGGACGGCGGCGCCGACGTCTCCTTCGAGAACATCCTCGTCCCGACCGACGGGAGCGAGGGGGCGCAAGCGGCGGCCCGTCCGGCCGCGGCCGTGGCGATGCCCACAGGCGCGACGGTCCACGCACTGTCCGTCGTCGACGTCCGCTCGATGGGCGTCGACGTCCGCTCGGACCTGATACTCGACGAGCTCCAGCACGTGGCCCAGGACGCCGTCGGCAGCATCGAGGACGACCTGGCGACCGAGGGCGTCCAGTCCATCCGCACCGAGATCGTCCACGGCGTGCCCTACCAGGCGATTCAGTCCTACGTCGAGGACAACGACGTCGACCTGGTGGTGATGGGGACCCACGGCCGGACCGGCCTCGAGCGCTACCTCCTCGGGAGCGTCACGGAGAAACTCGTCCGGACCGCGCCGGTGCCGGTGCTGACCATCCGGGCCCCGGAGGAAGGCGAGGAATGA
- a CDS encoding DUF4112 domain-containing protein: MIRYRTQPEREAGLERARRVAHVMDGAVRVPGTDVRVGLDPILGVVPVSGDAVAALVSLYVVFEGLRVGLPKRTLAAMLCWVALDFLVGSIPLVGPLFDARMRVNERNAGTIDRYVDRRRQ; the protein is encoded by the coding sequence ATGATACGCTATCGAACGCAACCGGAGCGGGAGGCCGGCCTCGAGCGCGCCCGCCGCGTCGCCCACGTCATGGACGGCGCGGTCAGGGTTCCGGGCACGGACGTCAGGGTCGGACTCGACCCGATCCTCGGCGTCGTCCCGGTCTCGGGCGACGCCGTCGCCGCGCTCGTGTCCCTGTACGTCGTCTTCGAGGGCCTCCGCGTCGGCCTCCCGAAGCGAACGCTTGCGGCCATGCTCTGCTGGGTCGCACTCGACTTCCTCGTCGGGTCGATTCCGCTCGTCGGCCCGCTGTTCGACGCCCGGATGCGAGTCAACGAGCGGAACGCGGGGACCATCGATCGGTACGTCGACCGACGGCGACAGTGA